From the Kogia breviceps isolate mKogBre1 chromosome 3, mKogBre1 haplotype 1, whole genome shotgun sequence genome, one window contains:
- the CHRNA5 gene encoding neuronal acetylcholine receptor subunit alpha-5 isoform X3: protein MAARGSERKVPSLGPRPLHFLLVFHLVAGRWGPEGAGGGVPGGLAEPSFVAKHEDSLFKDLFQDYERWVRPVEHLNDKIKVKFGLAISQLVDVVGVHIIPYSISHRSMESVLCAQARCSAAKITKDEKNQLMTTNVWLKQEWIDVKLRWNPDDYSGIKVIRVPSDSLWTPDIVLFDNADGRFEGASTKTVVRYDGTVTWTPPANYKSSCTIDVTFFPFDLQNCSMKFGSWTYDGSQVDIILEDQDVDKRDFFDNGEWEIVSATGSKGNRTDSCCWYPYITYSFVIKRLPLFYTLFLIIPCIGLSFLTILVFYLPSNEGEKICLCTSVLVSLTVFLLVIEEIIPSSSKVIPLIGEYLVFTMIFVTLSIMVTVFAINIHHRSSSTHNAMAPWVRKIFLQKLPTLLCMRSHVDRCFSQKEETESSRGPKSSRNTLEAALDSIRYITRHVMKENDVREVVEDWKFIAQVLDRMFLWTFLLVSIVGSLGLFVPVIYKWANIIVPIHIGNANK, encoded by the exons GATTAGCTGAACCATCCTTTGTTGCCAAACATGAAGATAGTTTGTTTAAGGATTTATTTCAAGACTACGAGAGATGGGTTCGTCCAGTGGAACACCTGAatgacaaaataaaagtaaagtttgGCCTTGCAATATCTCAATTAGTGGATGTGGTAGGTGTGCATATCATTCCATATTCAATTTCACACAGGTCTATGGAGAGCGTATTGTGTGCCCAGGCACGGTGCTCAGCTGCAAAGATTACAAAG gaTGAGAAAAATCAGTTAATGACAACCAATGTCTGGTTGAAGCAG gaatgGATAGATGTAAAATTGAGATGGAACCCTGATGACTACAGTGGAATAAAAGTTATACGAGTCCCTTCAGACTCTCTCTGGACTCCAGACATTGTTTTGTTTGATAA TGCAGATGGACGTTTTGAAGGGGCCAGTACGAAAACTGTCGTCAGGTATGATGGCACTGTTACCTGGACTCCACCGGCAAACTACAAAAGTTCCTGTACCATTGATGTCACATTTTTCCCATTTGATCTCCAAAACTGTTCCATGAAATTTGGTTCCTGGACTTACGATGGATCACAGGTTGATATAATTTTGGAGGACCAAGATGTTGACAAGagagatttttttgataatggggAATGGGAAATTGTGAGCGCAACAGGAAGCAAAGGAAACAGAACCGACAGCTGTTGCTGGTATCCTTACATCACTTACTCATTTGTAATTAAGCGTCTGCCTCTCTTTTATACCTTGTTCCTTATTATACCCTGTATTGGGCTCTCATTTTTAACCATACTTGTCTTCTATCTTCCTTCAAATGAAGGTGAAAAGATTTGTCTCTGCACTTCAGTACTCGTGTCTCTGACTGTCTTCCTTCTTGTTATTGAAGAGATCATACCCTCATCTTCCAAAGTCATACCTCTGATTGGAGAGTACCTGGTGTTTACCATGATTTTTGTGACACTATCCATCATGGTCACTGTCTTTGCTATCAACATCCATCACCGTTCTTCCTCAACACATAATGCTATGGCTCCGTGGGTCCGCAAGATATTTCTTCAGAAGCTTCCAACACTGCTTTGCATGCGAAGTCACGTAGATAGGTGCTTCagtcagaaggaggaaactgagagcaGCCGTGGACCAAAATCTTCTAGAAACACACTGGAAGCTGCACTTGATTCCATTCGCTACATCACAAGGCACGTCATGAAGGAAAATGATGTCCGTGAG GTTGTTGAAGATTGGAAATTCATAGCTCAGGTTCTTGATCGGATGTTTCTGTGGACTTTTCTTCTGGTTTCAATTGTTGGATCTCTTGGGCTTTTTGTTCCAGTTATCTATAAATGGGCCAATATAATAGTACCAATTCATATTGGAAATGCAAATAAGTGA
- the CHRNA5 gene encoding neuronal acetylcholine receptor subunit alpha-5 isoform X2, producing MAARGSERKVPSLGPRPLHFLLVFHLVAGRWGPEGAGGGVPGGLAEPSFVAKHEDSLFKDLFQDYERWVRPVEHLNDKIKDEKNQLMTTNVWLKQEWIDVKLRWNPDDYSGIKVIRVPSDSLWTPDIVLFDNADGRFEGASTKTVVRYDGTVTWTPPANYKSSCTIDVTFFPFDLQNCSMKFGSWTYDGSQVDIILEDQDVDKRDFFDNGEWEIVSATGSKGNRTDSCCWYPYITYSFVIKRLPLFYTLFLIIPCIGLSFLTILVFYLPSNEGEKICLCTSVLVSLTVFLLVIEEIIPSSSKVIPLIGEYLVFTMIFVTLSIMVTVFAINIHHRSSSTHNAMAPWVRKIFLQKLPTLLCMRSHVDRCFSQKEETESSRGPKSSRNTLEAALDSIRYITRHVMKENDVREVVEDWKFIAQVLDRMFLWTFLLVSIVGSLGLFVPVIYKWANIIVPIHIGNANK from the exons GATTAGCTGAACCATCCTTTGTTGCCAAACATGAAGATAGTTTGTTTAAGGATTTATTTCAAGACTACGAGAGATGGGTTCGTCCAGTGGAACACCTGAatgacaaaataaaa gaTGAGAAAAATCAGTTAATGACAACCAATGTCTGGTTGAAGCAG gaatgGATAGATGTAAAATTGAGATGGAACCCTGATGACTACAGTGGAATAAAAGTTATACGAGTCCCTTCAGACTCTCTCTGGACTCCAGACATTGTTTTGTTTGATAA TGCAGATGGACGTTTTGAAGGGGCCAGTACGAAAACTGTCGTCAGGTATGATGGCACTGTTACCTGGACTCCACCGGCAAACTACAAAAGTTCCTGTACCATTGATGTCACATTTTTCCCATTTGATCTCCAAAACTGTTCCATGAAATTTGGTTCCTGGACTTACGATGGATCACAGGTTGATATAATTTTGGAGGACCAAGATGTTGACAAGagagatttttttgataatggggAATGGGAAATTGTGAGCGCAACAGGAAGCAAAGGAAACAGAACCGACAGCTGTTGCTGGTATCCTTACATCACTTACTCATTTGTAATTAAGCGTCTGCCTCTCTTTTATACCTTGTTCCTTATTATACCCTGTATTGGGCTCTCATTTTTAACCATACTTGTCTTCTATCTTCCTTCAAATGAAGGTGAAAAGATTTGTCTCTGCACTTCAGTACTCGTGTCTCTGACTGTCTTCCTTCTTGTTATTGAAGAGATCATACCCTCATCTTCCAAAGTCATACCTCTGATTGGAGAGTACCTGGTGTTTACCATGATTTTTGTGACACTATCCATCATGGTCACTGTCTTTGCTATCAACATCCATCACCGTTCTTCCTCAACACATAATGCTATGGCTCCGTGGGTCCGCAAGATATTTCTTCAGAAGCTTCCAACACTGCTTTGCATGCGAAGTCACGTAGATAGGTGCTTCagtcagaaggaggaaactgagagcaGCCGTGGACCAAAATCTTCTAGAAACACACTGGAAGCTGCACTTGATTCCATTCGCTACATCACAAGGCACGTCATGAAGGAAAATGATGTCCGTGAG GTTGTTGAAGATTGGAAATTCATAGCTCAGGTTCTTGATCGGATGTTTCTGTGGACTTTTCTTCTGGTTTCAATTGTTGGATCTCTTGGGCTTTTTGTTCCAGTTATCTATAAATGGGCCAATATAATAGTACCAATTCATATTGGAAATGCAAATAAGTGA
- the CHRNA5 gene encoding neuronal acetylcholine receptor subunit alpha-5 isoform X1, with product MAARGSERKVPSLGPRPLHFLLVFHLVAGRWGPEGAGGGVPGGLAEPSFVAKHEDSLFKDLFQDYERWVRPVEHLNDKIKVKFGLAISQLVDVDEKNQLMTTNVWLKQEWIDVKLRWNPDDYSGIKVIRVPSDSLWTPDIVLFDNADGRFEGASTKTVVRYDGTVTWTPPANYKSSCTIDVTFFPFDLQNCSMKFGSWTYDGSQVDIILEDQDVDKRDFFDNGEWEIVSATGSKGNRTDSCCWYPYITYSFVIKRLPLFYTLFLIIPCIGLSFLTILVFYLPSNEGEKICLCTSVLVSLTVFLLVIEEIIPSSSKVIPLIGEYLVFTMIFVTLSIMVTVFAINIHHRSSSTHNAMAPWVRKIFLQKLPTLLCMRSHVDRCFSQKEETESSRGPKSSRNTLEAALDSIRYITRHVMKENDVREVVEDWKFIAQVLDRMFLWTFLLVSIVGSLGLFVPVIYKWANIIVPIHIGNANK from the exons GATTAGCTGAACCATCCTTTGTTGCCAAACATGAAGATAGTTTGTTTAAGGATTTATTTCAAGACTACGAGAGATGGGTTCGTCCAGTGGAACACCTGAatgacaaaataaaagtaaagtttgGCCTTGCAATATCTCAATTAGTGGATGTG gaTGAGAAAAATCAGTTAATGACAACCAATGTCTGGTTGAAGCAG gaatgGATAGATGTAAAATTGAGATGGAACCCTGATGACTACAGTGGAATAAAAGTTATACGAGTCCCTTCAGACTCTCTCTGGACTCCAGACATTGTTTTGTTTGATAA TGCAGATGGACGTTTTGAAGGGGCCAGTACGAAAACTGTCGTCAGGTATGATGGCACTGTTACCTGGACTCCACCGGCAAACTACAAAAGTTCCTGTACCATTGATGTCACATTTTTCCCATTTGATCTCCAAAACTGTTCCATGAAATTTGGTTCCTGGACTTACGATGGATCACAGGTTGATATAATTTTGGAGGACCAAGATGTTGACAAGagagatttttttgataatggggAATGGGAAATTGTGAGCGCAACAGGAAGCAAAGGAAACAGAACCGACAGCTGTTGCTGGTATCCTTACATCACTTACTCATTTGTAATTAAGCGTCTGCCTCTCTTTTATACCTTGTTCCTTATTATACCCTGTATTGGGCTCTCATTTTTAACCATACTTGTCTTCTATCTTCCTTCAAATGAAGGTGAAAAGATTTGTCTCTGCACTTCAGTACTCGTGTCTCTGACTGTCTTCCTTCTTGTTATTGAAGAGATCATACCCTCATCTTCCAAAGTCATACCTCTGATTGGAGAGTACCTGGTGTTTACCATGATTTTTGTGACACTATCCATCATGGTCACTGTCTTTGCTATCAACATCCATCACCGTTCTTCCTCAACACATAATGCTATGGCTCCGTGGGTCCGCAAGATATTTCTTCAGAAGCTTCCAACACTGCTTTGCATGCGAAGTCACGTAGATAGGTGCTTCagtcagaaggaggaaactgagagcaGCCGTGGACCAAAATCTTCTAGAAACACACTGGAAGCTGCACTTGATTCCATTCGCTACATCACAAGGCACGTCATGAAGGAAAATGATGTCCGTGAG GTTGTTGAAGATTGGAAATTCATAGCTCAGGTTCTTGATCGGATGTTTCTGTGGACTTTTCTTCTGGTTTCAATTGTTGGATCTCTTGGGCTTTTTGTTCCAGTTATCTATAAATGGGCCAATATAATAGTACCAATTCATATTGGAAATGCAAATAAGTGA